AATTCCGCATATAAAAACGGAGAAACTGGTTTTTCTGGTTCGGGGGGATCCGGCTCGACGCTTGTGAACAACAGCGCCCGAAATAACGGCAACCACGGCTTTTACTCCCCGAATTGCCTATTGGATCAAAACGTGGCCACGGACAACAACCAATCCGAAGGGGCGTATTCAAACATCAGTGCCTCTGGATCGACGTTGGGGACAAATCACGCCCCGGAATAGAAAGATGGGAAACAAGCTGAGTTTATGAGAGTTTTTTTTTGACAAGACGGAACACGGCTTTTGATTTGAAGATGACCGGGTGGTGATGACGGCGGGTCTCGCCCGTTTTTTTTCAAGGCCAGTGAAAAGGCCCCAGGACCATATCGGTCCGGGGGCCTTTGTCATTTGGTTCCCAGCCTTGTGGACTGTCACTCACGGTCAGAGTTACTTCTTCTTTTTTCGTTCCAAGGTCAGGGCGTGGGTGGTGCAGGCCGTGACGCAGGCAGGTTCAAGGCCTGCATCAAGGCGATCCATGCAGAAGTCGCATTTGCCGACCACATTCCTGTCCTCGAACAGAACCGGTATATGCCACGGGCAGGCCTCGATGCAGGCCTGGCACCCGTCGCAGAGTTCGGTGTTCACGAAGACCAGTCCGTCGGATTCGCGCTTGACCATGGCTCCGGTCGGACAGGCCTCGACACAGGCCGGATCGTCGCAGTGAAAGCAGCATCGGTAGCTGGCTTTGAGGACGATCTTGCCGTCCTTCAGTTCCGGGCCGGAGGAGGTGTGGACGGCGTACTTGATGCCGACGGGATTGTTGTTCTTGACCTTGCAGTGGACCTCGCAGGCCTTGCAATGGATGCAGCGCTTTTTGTCCAGTTTCATTCTGTAGATGCTCATGATCGTCCTCCTAGACTTTGCGCACGCCGACAAAATGTTCCTGCATGGAGAGGCCGCCTCCGCCCCGATCCCAGCACTCCAAGCCTCCGGACATGAGTTCGTGATCGGCCGCGCCCCTGCCCTTGGCCCTGGATTCCGGCGGCAGATGATGTCCGAAACCGTGGACCATGAACAGGGCCTCCGGATGAATGCAGTCGGTTACAAAGGCTTTGATCCGCCCTGAAGTCCCGGATGAGGAAAAGACCTCGACCAGATCGCCATCGGCAATTCCCAGATCCTCGGCCCGGGTGGTGTGGATCCAGGCTAGATTCTCGGGCATCAGTTCGGCCAGGAGCGGATTGTTTACAGTGTGTCCCTGGGTGTGGACGCCGACTCGGCCGAAGGCGATGCGGAACATGCCTTGGGGCGGGAGTTTCGGGGATGAGTAGGGAGGCAAGGTGTTGTGGCCGGCCTTGGACCATTTGCCGCTGAGCATTTCGATTTTGCCCGAAGGCGTGGGCAGCTTGATCTCGGCCATGGGCCGGTACAGGGGTTTGTCGGCCAGCTCGACAAAGCCCTTGGCGTCGAAGTCGGCAATGGTCACTCCCGTGTCCTGGAGCTGGTGGTTCCAGAGGTCCTCGATCCGCTCGAAGGCCAGAGGGTCAAGGCCCAGACGCTTGGCCAGCCCGCAGATGATTTCCCAGTCGGCCCTGGAGTCGAAGGTCGGTTCCTGGGCCCGTTTGCGGACGAAAAACTGGGGCTTGAGCCCCGCCTTACCGGCGATGATGCTTTCCCGGGCCAGATAGGTGGACAGGGGTAGGACCACGTCTGAATGCCAGGCCGTGTCCGACCAGGAGAAGGTGATGCTGACCAGGAGGTCCAGGCCTTCCCATTTCTTTTTCAGGGCCTCGGGATCGGGCATGGCCATGAGGGGGTCGTGCCGAAAACAGAGATAGGCCTTGACCGGGTAGGGTTCGCCGGTGGCGACTGCGTCGTAGGCCAGATTGACTAGGCCCGGACCGGCATCGAATTGAGGATATTTCCAGCCCACGCCGTCGGCCCTCTTTTCCTCGGGTTTGGGAAAGAGATCGGCCAGTTTCTTGAGGCCCTTGCGGCCCACATCCTTGGGCGTGTTGACAAAGGGCAGACCACCCTTGGCGCCGATGGCCCCGAGCAGGGTGTTGATGATGTAGGCCGTGCGGCAGACCTGGAAAGAGTCTGTGTAGCGGGCCACCATCCACCCGGGATGCCAGATCACGCTTGGGGCGGCCTCGGACAGTTGGCGGGCCAGATCCACGATGGCCTCGGCCGAGGTTCCGGTTTCAGCCGCGGCCCATTGGGGGGTGTAGGGCTTGACGAATTCCTTGAGGGTTTCGAACCCATCCACGAATTGGTCGACAAACTCCTTGTTGTAGAGATTTTCGTAGATCAGGGCATGGATGACGCCCAGATTGAAGGCGTAATCGGTGCCCGGTCGGATCATGAAGAAGTTGTCGGCCTTGCTGGCGCTGACCGTGCCCCGGATGTCGATGACGGTCAATTTAGCCCCGGCGGCCATGCCGTCCAGGACCGAATTGACCTCGGCCACGTTGATGGCCTCCATGATGTTGCGGGTCTGGAGGATGATGTGCCTGGCGTTCTTCAGGTCATAGGCGACCCCCTTGCGGCCGACCCCGATGGTCGACTGGGCCCCGTGCTGGACGTTGCGGGCGCAGGACGCGTCGTGGTTGCAGTAGTTGGGGGAGCCGATGGCGCGCATGAAGGCCTGGTGCAGGTCGGGAAAGGGCCCTCCCCGGTCGGACCAAAGCACGGACCGGCCGCCGTGTTTGGCCATGATTTCCTTGAGCTTGTCGGCCACATGGTCCAGGGCCTCGTCCCAGGACACGGCCCGCCATTTGCCTTCGCCTCTTTTCCCGGCCCTGATGAGGGGAGTCTGGGGTTTTTCCGGGTCCTGTTCCAGGGCAATCCCGGCTGCGCCCCGGGCGCACAGGCCGCCCTTGAGACCGGAAAATTCGTTGCCCTGGATGCGCACGGCCTTGCCCTCCAGGACATCCACCTGGATCGGGCAGCGCACGGTGCACATACCGCAGACGCTGAACACTGTTTTGGATGCGGACATGGCACTCTCCCTTGTAGTTTTGGTGGAGCTCGTCGACATCGGTCTCGAACGACCGCTCCACGACCACATTGTGATCAGATATTTCTACCAATCTTAGCCGTTGGGGTCTCGAATTGTAAACATGTCCGCACATGATATATTTTTCACGAGACAGGAACGAAGGTCGCTTATTGGAAGAAAAATCTCAGACACAGCTTGTATCAAAAGGGGACGTGGCTCGGTGGATTTAGCCTCAAACCTCGGCCATGAGCTCGCATTCCTCGTCAGGAAGCTTGCCTTGCCAGAGGGGGAGTTCAACCAGAAAGACCGTTCCGGGTCCGGCGTCAGAGCGCTCCTCAAAGGGAACGATCTCGAGGAATCGTTCGGGAACCGGACTCTGGGCAGAAATTCGTCCATTGTGATCCTTGATGATCCCGAAAGACACGGACAGGCCGAGGCCGGTGCCCTTGCCGACCTCCTTGGTGGTGAAGAAGGGGTCGAAGATCTTGCCCATGACCTTTTCGTCGATGCCCTGGCCGGTGTCGGCCACGGAAATGACCACTCGGCGGCGGTGGGCGCAGAGTTTGGTGCCGACGACGATGTGGCCGTTCCCGCCCACGGCGTCGGCGGCGTTGTTCATGAGGTTCATCCAGACCTGTTTGAGGCGCTCCTTGTCTCCCTGGACTGGCGGGACATTCTCGTCCAGGTCCAGATGGACCTGGATGCGGCTCAGGCCGAAGGTATGGGAGGTCAGGGAGGCCACCTCCCGGATGGAGTCGTTGAGTTCCATCTCGGTCTTGGTGGTGTCGGTGCTCCGGGAAAAGCCAAGGAGATCGGCCACGATCTTCTTGCAGACCCGGGCTTGCTTCTCGATGGTCAGGAGGTCTTCACGGATCTGTGATCCCTCGGGGACATCCTCGATCAGGAGCTGGGCGTAGCCGAGGATGATGCCCAGGGGGGTGTTGATTTCGTGGGCCACTCCTCCGGCCAGTCGGCCGAGGTCCTCCATCTTCTGTGAATGGATGAGCTGTTCCTGGTACTGCTTGACCACGGTCACGTCCCTGGCCGTGAGGAGAAGACCGGAAATTTCGCTGCCGTCATAGACCGGGACCTTGACCACGTGGAACCAGCGGACTCCCTTCTTGCCCGAGACCCGGATTTCTTTTGAAAGGGAAACTCCCGTCTGGAGGATCTGGCGGTCCTCGTGATAGTTCAGGTCGGCCTGGCGTTCGGAAAAGATGTCGAAATCGGTCTTGCCCAGAATATTTTCCTCGGTGACCTCAAAATACTGGCAAAAGGCTTTGTTGGCGGCCAGATACCGAAGTTCACGGTCCTGCAGGGCGACGAAGTCGGGGGTGACGTCGAGAATGGTCCGCAGAATCTGCTTTTGCTGGGCCATGGTCTTCTGGCTGGCGCTGATTTCCAGGATATGGGACTCGAGAGCCACGGCCATGACGTCGAAGGCCTCGGCCAGGTCCTGTAACTCGTCTCCGGCGTGGCATCGGTAGACCGGGCAGGTCGAGCATGAGTCCTCGGTGCAGGCGATGCGATCCTCGGCCCGTGTTCCGGTGCCGACCATGAGCCAGCAGCGGCGGCGAACATCGCCGTGGGCCGGGCATTGGGTCAGCTTGCAATTCATCAATTCCCAGCAGTTTTGGGCCAGAATTGGTCCGGTCTGGGTGTTCAGCTGGCCCTTGATGACGTCGTCGGCCGAGTCCCGAAGTTTGCCGATGCGACGGGTGATGGTTCCGGCGAACCAGGATCCCAGCCCCATGCCGACCAGGACAACGGCGAAGGTGGAGGCGAAGCTGATGGCCACCAGCCTGCGGACGGCCTGGTTGATTTGGGCCCAGGACAGGCCGAGCCTGACCTGGCCGATGTCCTTGCCGTCGATGAGGACCGGAGCGGTGAAATCGTAGGCCATGCCCTGGGTGGTTCTGACGACGTGGATTTGGACCGAGCCGGAGTTCTTTTCGGTCGGAATGCTCAGGAGATCGGTCGGGAAGCCTCCCTGGAATGTATGGACGAGAACGTGCCCGGCGGAATCGCAAACAAAGGCATACATAACATTGTCGGAATGTTCGCGTATTTCGTCCACCAGGGTTTTCATCCGCAGGAAGTCCGAGGCAAGGAGCGACTCGGTAACTCGTTTGGCCAAATTGACGGTAATGGCCACGCCCCGTTTGCGATTTTCCTCACGCAGGGAGTCGGCGGCAATGCCACTCAGGAGGGCGCCGAGCAGGATGCCGAAGACGACCAGAATGGCGGCAATGCCCAGGGTGACCTTGGTCTTGAATTTGAGGCGGCTGAATCTGGCCCGATGGTCAATCATTGGACTTCAACCCCAGTTTTTGCATGAGCCTTTCCACGGGTTCGTAGTCGGCGTTGTCGGCCTCTATGATCCCCTTGAAGCCTGCCTGCTCCAGGATCAGTCGGTGTTCGGGAGTGTCGGGGTCGAGGGTCAAGAGGGCCTCCCGGACGGCGTCTACCACTTCGGGGGGCAGGTCCCGGCGATGGGCGTAGAGCCAGCCCGGGTAACTTTCGCTGCGGGCCAGGACCCGGATCATGTTCAGGTCGACCTTGTCTCCCACAACATCCAAGGTGCCGTCCCGGACAGACCCGATATCGTACTTGCCGGCGTACACGGCCAGGACGACCTTTTCCTGTTTGCCTCCGGGGCCGGGAGCAAAGGCGATCTCGGCGAAGTCCTTGGTGGTTAGGCCGTGATCGTAAAAGAATCCGAGCGGATAGAGATAACCGCCGGCCGATGACGGATCCACGGCGATCCAGGTCTTGCCCCGGCAGTCCTGGATGGTCTCAATGGCCTTGTTGTCGGCCCGGCAGATGATCTCCCCGTAGAAGTCGGGCTTGCCGTTCGATTCGAGGATGCGAGCGAAGGCCACCGCCCCGTAGAGTTTGGCCATGCGGACAAAGGCAAAGGGATTGGAAAAGGAGATGTCGATCTTGCCCTGGCCGAGCATGGAGATGTGGTCCTCGAAGGTGTCCGGGAAGACCTGGCGGATTCGAAGGCCGGTGACCCGGTTTAGGTATTCGATGAGGGCGTGGTGACGCTGGAAGGAAACCGTGTGGGAGTACTGGGGGAGGTAAGCGTAGGTGATGGTCGGCTCGGGTTTGGGCAGGGGCATGTCCTGGCGTTTGTCCAG
The genomic region above belongs to Deltaproteobacteria bacterium and contains:
- a CDS encoding thiosulfate reductase, encoding MSASKTVFSVCGMCTVRCPIQVDVLEGKAVRIQGNEFSGLKGGLCARGAAGIALEQDPEKPQTPLIRAGKRGEGKWRAVSWDEALDHVADKLKEIMAKHGGRSVLWSDRGGPFPDLHQAFMRAIGSPNYCNHDASCARNVQHGAQSTIGVGRKGVAYDLKNARHIILQTRNIMEAINVAEVNSVLDGMAAGAKLTVIDIRGTVSASKADNFFMIRPGTDYAFNLGVIHALIYENLYNKEFVDQFVDGFETLKEFVKPYTPQWAAAETGTSAEAIVDLARQLSEAAPSVIWHPGWMVARYTDSFQVCRTAYIINTLLGAIGAKGGLPFVNTPKDVGRKGLKKLADLFPKPEEKRADGVGWKYPQFDAGPGLVNLAYDAVATGEPYPVKAYLCFRHDPLMAMPDPEALKKKWEGLDLLVSITFSWSDTAWHSDVVLPLSTYLARESIIAGKAGLKPQFFVRKRAQEPTFDSRADWEIICGLAKRLGLDPLAFERIEDLWNHQLQDTGVTIADFDAKGFVELADKPLYRPMAEIKLPTPSGKIEMLSGKWSKAGHNTLPPYSSPKLPPQGMFRIAFGRVGVHTQGHTVNNPLLAELMPENLAWIHTTRAEDLGIADGDLVEVFSSSGTSGRIKAFVTDCIHPEALFMVHGFGHHLPPESRAKGRGAADHELMSGGLECWDRGGGGLSMQEHFVGVRKV
- a CDS encoding phosphate/phosphite/phosphonate ABC transporter substrate-binding protein: MAWIPRIILILVLSLLPACGEDGPVYRVDLDKRQDMPLPKPEPTITYAYLPQYSHTVSFQRHHALIEYLNRVTGLRIRQVFPDTFEDHISMLGQGKIDISFSNPFAFVRMAKLYGAVAFARILESNGKPDFYGEIICRADNKAIETIQDCRGKTWIAVDPSSAGGYLYPLGFFYDHGLTTKDFAEIAFAPGPGGKQEKVVLAVYAGKYDIGSVRDGTLDVVGDKVDLNMIRVLARSESYPGWLYAHRRDLPPEVVDAVREALLTLDPDTPEHRLILEQAGFKGIIEADNADYEPVERLMQKLGLKSND
- a CDS encoding 4Fe-4S dicluster domain-containing protein; translation: MSIYRMKLDKKRCIHCKACEVHCKVKNNNPVGIKYAVHTSSGPELKDGKIVLKASYRCCFHCDDPACVEACPTGAMVKRESDGLVFVNTELCDGCQACIEACPWHIPVLFEDRNVVGKCDFCMDRLDAGLEPACVTACTTHALTLERKKKK
- a CDS encoding PAS domain S-box protein, with product MIDHRARFSRLKFKTKVTLGIAAILVVFGILLGALLSGIAADSLREENRKRGVAITVNLAKRVTESLLASDFLRMKTLVDEIREHSDNVMYAFVCDSAGHVLVHTFQGGFPTDLLSIPTEKNSGSVQIHVVRTTQGMAYDFTAPVLIDGKDIGQVRLGLSWAQINQAVRRLVAISFASTFAVVLVGMGLGSWFAGTITRRIGKLRDSADDVIKGQLNTQTGPILAQNCWELMNCKLTQCPAHGDVRRRCWLMVGTGTRAEDRIACTEDSCSTCPVYRCHAGDELQDLAEAFDVMAVALESHILEISASQKTMAQQKQILRTILDVTPDFVALQDRELRYLAANKAFCQYFEVTEENILGKTDFDIFSERQADLNYHEDRQILQTGVSLSKEIRVSGKKGVRWFHVVKVPVYDGSEISGLLLTARDVTVVKQYQEQLIHSQKMEDLGRLAGGVAHEINTPLGIILGYAQLLIEDVPEGSQIREDLLTIEKQARVCKKIVADLLGFSRSTDTTKTEMELNDSIREVASLTSHTFGLSRIQVHLDLDENVPPVQGDKERLKQVWMNLMNNAADAVGGNGHIVVGTKLCAHRRRVVISVADTGQGIDEKVMGKIFDPFFTTKEVGKGTGLGLSVSFGIIKDHNGRISAQSPVPERFLEIVPFEERSDAGPGTVFLVELPLWQGKLPDEECELMAEV